A genomic region of Fundulus heteroclitus isolate FHET01 chromosome 24, MU-UCD_Fhet_4.1, whole genome shotgun sequence contains the following coding sequences:
- the LOC105917422 gene encoding trace amine-associated receptor 13c-like, translating into MQARVLSSLMDGDGGSSLCFPHHNSSCRRLRVPLSDSALFHTSLTLVSLLTVMLNLLVVVSISHFRQLHTPTNALLLSLAVSDLVVGLLVMPIEGLRYLETCWLLGRLMCALTPYVSYCMISASLGHMVLISVDRYVAICDPLRYPTRITLVNVKVCVSLCWVCSMLYNGLILMGHLVQPHRFRSCHGECVVIINHVSGTVDLFVSFIAPCTVMVALYFRVLLAALSQLRLIRSQTAAMAVKTAQAVSRSEWKAARTLAVVVAAYVICFCPYFYPSFAGEVTSNSFSYFAALSWIMMLNSTMNPLIYAFFYPWFRKAIKLILTPKILQPDSCQVKIL; encoded by the coding sequence ATGCAGGCTCGTGTCCTCTCCTCCCTGATGGACGGCGATGGGGGCTCCTCTCTGTGCTTTCCTCACCACAACTCCTCCTGCAGGAGGCTGAGGGTGCCCCTCTCTGACTCCGCTCTGTTCCACACATCGCTGACTCTCGTCTCCCTGCTCACTGTCATGCTCAACCTGCTGGTCGTCGTCTCCATCTCCCACTTCAGGCAGCTGCACACCCCCACCAACGCCCTGCTGCTGTCGCTGGCTGTGTCTGACCTGGTGGTGGGGCTGCTGGTGATGCCCATCGAGGGGCTGCGCTACCTGGAGACCTGCTGGCTGCTGGGGAGGCTGATGTGTGCTCTGACTCCGTATGTGTCTTACTGTATGATCTCTGCCTCTCTGGGCCACATGGTGCTTATATCTGTGGACCGCTACGTGGCCATCTGTGACCCGCTCCGTTACCCCACTAGGATCACACTGGTTAATGTGAAGGTCTGCGTTTCTCTCTGCTGGGTGTGTTCCATGCTCTACAATGGGCTGATCCTGATGGGTCACCTGGTCCAGCCTCACAGGTTCCGCTCCTGCCACGGGGAGTGTGTTGTAATTATCAACCATGTTTCAGGAACTGTTGATCTCTTCGTCTCCTTCATCGCTCCCTGTACCGTCATGGTTGCTCTTTATTTCAGGGTGCTTCTGGCGGCTCTCTCTCAGCTGCGTCTCATCCGTTCACAGACAGCAGCTATGGCGGTGAAAACAGCTCAAGCTGTCTCAAGATCTGAGTGGAAAGCAGCCAGGACCCTGGCCGTTGTGGTTGCTGCGTATGTTATCTGCTTCTGTCCTTACTTCTATCCTTCTTTTGCCGGCGAGGTCACATCCAACAGCTTTTCCTACTTTGCTGCTCTGTCTTGGATCATGATGCTGAACTCCACCATGAATCCCCTCATTTATGCTTTCTTCTACCCCTGGTTCAGAAAAGCGATCAAACTCATCCTGACCCCAAAAATACTGCAGCCTGACTCCTGCCAAGTGAAGATCCTGTAG